A genomic stretch from Falco naumanni isolate bFalNau1 chromosome 4, bFalNau1.pat, whole genome shotgun sequence includes:
- the RPUSD3 gene encoding mitochondrial mRNA pseudouridine synthase RPUSD3, whose amino-acid sequence MAGGGTAGRVLARAGQGARAAGWGRPLGAEGTLGLLEDAVVHREGALLALSKPPGLPVLGCPGELSLAALLPALRRRLGLHAELHVVKAPARECSGLVLLSSCHRTTEKLQQFFTDARRRGQFPATYRAVTVGVPTEAEGEIRTGLCWQQQGDTTVVVPVPAPGRRSLARKEVKSTLTRYRVLGTAGGCALLQLQPKTAFPEQLQVHLTLLLCPALGDHEHSSRVGRVLGVPFLLPPTAAPTRTQVLDEELLHRLGLSLQQLRRLPLHLHLQQLALPQGLLCAPPPPPFLRTLRCLGLPGHQEL is encoded by the exons ATGGCGGGCGGGGGCACGGCTGGGCGCGTGCTGGCGCGCGCGGGACAGGGGGCGCGCGCCGCGGG GTGGGGGCGGCCGCTGGGTGCCGAGGGGacgctggggctgctggaggacGCCGTGGTGCACCGGGAAG GAGCCCTGCTGGCGCTGAGCAAGCCCCCTGGCCTGCCCGTCCTGG GGTGCCCTGGGGAGCTGAGCCTGGCGGCACTGCTGCCGGCGCTGCGACGGCGCCTGGGCCTCCACGCTGAGCTGCACGTGGTGAAGGCTCCCGCCAG GGAGTGTTCTGGCCTTGTCCTCCTGTCCAGCTGCCACCGCACCACTGAGAAGCTCCAGCAGTTCTTTACTGACGCCCGCCGGAGGGGCCAGTTCCCTGCCACGTACCG TGCTGTCACCGTGGGAGTCCCAACAGAGGCGGAGGGCGAGATCCGCAccgggctgtgctggcagcagcagggtgacaCCACCGTG GTGGTGCCAGTGCCGGCCCCAGGGCGCCGCAGCCTGGCCAGGAAGGAGGTGAAGAGCACCCTGACCCGCTACCGGGTGCTGGGCACCGCGGGGGGCTGtgccctcctccagctccagcccaaGACAG CCTTCCCGGAGCAGCTCCAGGTGCACCTGACGCTGCTGCTGTGTCCAGCGCTGGGCGACCATGAGCACTCGTCCCGtgtgggcagggtgctgggggtgcccttcctcctgccccccacAGCCGCCCCGACCCGCACACAG gtgctggacGAGGAGCTGCTGCACcggctggggctgtccctgcagcagctccgcCGCCTTCCGCTCCAcctgcacctgcagcagctggcactgcCCCAGGGCCTGCTCTGTGCCCCTCCGCCACCCCCATTCCTGCGCACCctgcgctgcctggggctgcctgggcatCAGGAGCTCTAG
- the IL17RE gene encoding interleukin-17 receptor E isoform X1 has product MAGLSPLLGPGGREGSPGHRGSSPFRGLPVRGALPPFPRAPGPRGSSPLPEGSRSAGLSPLPEGCRSPGFPPSRGLPVRGFPPLPMSAGAPAGGTPGARPPLCSPPAADSTLSRPRCRRPARPGPPLEPPALALSGARLCLPAQPCRPCLRVRLALPAAELSGVRGLQLNFLELGSNRAGWLQVWRRHRAPRSSPWQVQFDCFPAESGQQVLVSLRTIPDRGLALSRRCLVTAELPGPVFNHAWVPEARAIEVWVPEGPALMVRLCHQLALECEELPRPFHQQVLVLGGSRVSLPYEFLVPCLCIEASYPHHDSPRSKRCPFRDQPAAYGPELWSSVRFHDYSASSKDQMAMVLSTSCPLHPRATLCWRDVAAETAPCHDIPNSTASEEEQAYTLDKVDVHPQLCFRFSYRNSSHVECPHQPETAWNVSVSIWGLQLRLHLTSSIPTAFSAALCQRRSGQCEAEAPLYTVTQPEGSAPGELALLLPVQVLGSCVLVWRSDVRFARKQLLCPDVSRRHFGLLGLALVLGLVVTVLLLNCRGTWRPADGGLGGRPVLLLYSPDSEEHLGLVCALAERLRAGLGCDVHLDLWEAGGLGQAGTLPWLYAQRGRVGRQHGTVLLLWSRGSARLFRRWRVGAAGGTAGDAHDIFGAAMACLHGELGVAGHGGGWVLAYFSHLCSPRDVPRPLRPLPTYRLPRQLPGLLGALRGSPPVPRRWGRAGGLLHRLLEEGDGEGTPPARPPGVAAGT; this is encoded by the exons ATGGCAGGGCTCTCGCCGCTGCTGGGTCCTGGAGGGCGGGAGGGGTCACCCGGTCACCGGGGCTCTTCTCCCTTCCGAGGGCTCCCGGTCCGCGGGGCTCTTCCCCCCTTCCCGAGGGCTCCCGGTCCGCGGGGCTCTTCCCCCCTTCCCGAGGGCTCCCGGTCCGCGGGGCTCTCCCCCCTTCCCGAGGGCTGCCGGTCCCCGGGGTTCCCCCCTTCCCGAGGGCTGCCGGTCCGCGGGTTTCCCCCCCTTCCGATGTCCGCCGGAGCTCCGGCAGGCGGGACCCCAGGCGCACGGCCgcccctctgctctcccccGGCAGCCGACAGCACGCTGAGCcgcccccgctgccgccgcccggcccggcccgggcccccGCTGGAGCCACCCGCCCTGGCGCTGAGCGGGGCCCGCCTGTGCCTGCCCGCGCAGCCGTGCCGGCCCTGCCTGCGGGTGCGCCTGGCACTCCCCGCCGCAG AGCTCAGCGGTGTCCGTGGGCTGCAGCTCAACTTCCTGGAGCTGGGCTCCAACCGGGCGGGCTGGCTGCAGGTGTGGCGGCGGCACCGGGCACCGCGCAGCTCACCG tgGCAGGTGCAGTTCGACTGCTTCCCGGCGGAGAGTGGGCAGCAGGTCCTGGTGTCCCTGCGCACCATCCCTGACCGAGGTTTGGCCCTCAGCCGTCGCTGTCTGGTCACTGCTGAGCTGCCCG ggccTGTCTTCAACCATGCCTGGGTCCCCGAGGCACGGGCCATCGAGGTGTGGGTGCCCGAAGGCCCTGCCCTGATGGTGCGGCTGTGCCACCAGCTGGCCCTGGAGTGCGAGGAGCTGCCCCGGCCCTTCCACCAGCAG gtgctggtgctggggggcagccgCGTCTCACTGCCGTATGAGTTCCTGGTGCCCTGCCTGTGTATCGAG GCCTCTTACCCACACCACGACAGCCCACGCAGCAAGCGCTGCCCCTTCCGTGACCAGCCAGCCGCCT ATGGCCCCGAGCTGTGGTCCTCAGTGCGCTTCCACGACTACAGTGCCAGCAGCAAGGACCAGATGGCGATGGTGCTGAGCACCAGCTGCCCCCTACACCCGCGGGCCACCCTGTGCTGGAGAGATGTGGCAGCTGAGACTGCGCCCTGCCATGACATCCCCAACTCCACAGCCAGTGAGGAGGAGCAG GCATATACACTGGACAAGGTGGATGTacacccccagctctgcttccGG TTCTCCTACAGGAACAGCAGCCATGTGGAGTGTCCCCACCAGCCAG AGACTGCCTGGAACGTTTCAGTGAGCATTTGGGGGCTGCAGTTGCGCCTGCACCTCACCTCcagcatccccacagccttCAGCGCAGCCCTCTGCCAGCGCCGGAGTGGGCAGTGTGAGGCTGAGGCCCCACTCTACACCGTCACGCAG CCGGAGGGCTCTGCCCCGGgggagctggcactgctgctgccagtgcaggTCCTGGGCAGCTGCGTGCTG GTGTGGCGCTCAGATGTGCGCTTTGCTCGgaagcagctgctctgtcctGATG TCTCCCGCAGGCACTTTGGGCTGCTGGGCCTGGcactggtgctggggctggtggtgaCTGTGCTGCTTCTCAACTGCCGCGGCACCTGGAGGCCGGCTGATG GTGGCCTGGGTGGGCGCCCCGTGCTGCTGCTGTACTCCCCGGACTCGGAGGAGCACCTGGGCCTGGTGTGCGCACTGGCCGAGCGGCTGCGTGCGGGGCTGGGCTGCGACGTGCACCTGGACCTGTGGGAAGCAGGTGGCTTGGGGCAGGCAGGCACCCTGCCATGGCTCTACGCCCAGCGGGGCCGCGTGGGCCGCCAGCACGGCACTGTCCTCCTCCTCTGGAGCCGGGGCAGTGCCCGGCTTTTCCGCCGGTGGCGGGTCGGGGCAGCCGGTGGGACCGCTGGCGATGCCCACGACATCTTCGGGGCGGCCATGGCCTGTCTgcacggggagctgggggtggcgGGACATGGTGGCGGGTGGGTGCTGGCCTACTTCAGCCATCTGTGCAGCCCCCGCGATGTCCCCAGGCCACTCCGACCCCTACCCACCTACCGCCTGCCccggcagctgcctgggctgctgggtgCCCTGCGGGGCAGCCCCCCGGTTCCCCGCcgctggggcagagcaggggggctCCTGCACcggctgctggaggagggggatggggagggcaCCCCCCCAGCTCGACCCCCCGGGGTGGCAGCTGGCACCTGA
- the JAGN1 gene encoding protein jagunal homolog 1, translated as MASRGGPRAAGTDGSDFQHRERVASHYQMSVALKTEIKKLIYTHVGIWLLLLAQMCVGHLKLLPHDQVAMPYQWEYPYLLSILPSLLGLLSFPRNNISYLVLSMISTGLFSVAPLIYGAMEMFPMAQQLYRHGKAYRFIFGFSAVSVMYLVVVVAAQVHGWQLYYSKKLLDSWFTSTQEKKKK; from the exons ATGGCCTCCCGCGGGGGTCCCCGCGCTGCCGGCACCGATGGCAGCGACTTCCAGCACCGTGAGCGCGTGGCCTCTCACTACCAGATGAG CGTGGCCCTCAAGACAGAGATCAAGAAACTGATCTACACGCATGTGGGcatctggctgctgctgctggcccagaTGTGTGTAGGGCACCTCAAGCTGCTGCCCCACGACCAGGTGGCCATGCCCTACCAGTGGGAGTACCCCTACCTGCTCAGcatcctgccctccctcctggGCCTCCTGTCCTTCCCCCGAAACAACATCAGCTACCTGGTACTCTCCATGATCAGCACCGGCCTCTTCTCTGTGGCACCTCTCATCTACGGGGCCATGGAGATGTTCCCCATGGCGCAGCAGCTCTACCGCCATGGCAAAGCTTACCGCTTCATCTTCGGCTTCTCAGCCGTCTCTGTCATGTacctggtggtggtggtggccgCCCAGGTGCATGGCTGGCAGCTCTACTACAGCAAGAAGCTGCTGGACTCCTGGTTTACCAGCACgcaggagaagaagaagaaatga
- the IL17RE gene encoding interleukin-17 receptor E isoform X2, producing the protein MGRPVLLAAAALLLPWVGAAVTRFRVSANFECRATADSTLSRPRCRRPARPGPPLEPPALALSGARLCLPAQPCRPCLRVRLALPAAELSGVRGLQLNFLELGSNRAGWLQVWRRHRAPRSSPWQVQFDCFPAESGQQVLVSLRTIPDRGLALSRRCLVTAELPGPVFNHAWVPEARAIEVWVPEGPALMVRLCHQLALECEELPRPFHQQVLVLGGSRVSLPYEFLVPCLCIEASYPHHDSPRSKRCPFRDQPAAYGPELWSSVRFHDYSASSKDQMAMVLSTSCPLHPRATLCWRDVAAETAPCHDIPNSTASEEEQAYTLDKVDVHPQLCFRFSYRNSSHVECPHQPETAWNVSVSIWGLQLRLHLTSSIPTAFSAALCQRRSGQCEAEAPLYTVTQPEGSAPGELALLLPVQVLGSCVLVWRSDVRFARKQLLCPDVSRRHFGLLGLALVLGLVVTVLLLNCRGTWRPADGGLGGRPVLLLYSPDSEEHLGLVCALAERLRAGLGCDVHLDLWEAGGLGQAGTLPWLYAQRGRVGRQHGTVLLLWSRGSARLFRRWRVGAAGGTAGDAHDIFGAAMACLHGELGVAGHGGGWVLAYFSHLCSPRDVPRPLRPLPTYRLPRQLPGLLGALRGSPPVPRRWGRAGGLLHRLLEEGDGEGTPPARPPGVAAGT; encoded by the exons ATGGGGCGCCCGGTGCTgctcgccgccgccgcgctgctgCTGCCGTGGGTCGGGGCCGCCGTCACCCGCTTCCGGGTCTCCGCCAACTTC GAGTGCCGGGCTACCG CCGACAGCACGCTGAGCcgcccccgctgccgccgcccggcccggcccgggcccccGCTGGAGCCACCCGCCCTGGCGCTGAGCGGGGCCCGCCTGTGCCTGCCCGCGCAGCCGTGCCGGCCCTGCCTGCGGGTGCGCCTGGCACTCCCCGCCGCAG AGCTCAGCGGTGTCCGTGGGCTGCAGCTCAACTTCCTGGAGCTGGGCTCCAACCGGGCGGGCTGGCTGCAGGTGTGGCGGCGGCACCGGGCACCGCGCAGCTCACCG tgGCAGGTGCAGTTCGACTGCTTCCCGGCGGAGAGTGGGCAGCAGGTCCTGGTGTCCCTGCGCACCATCCCTGACCGAGGTTTGGCCCTCAGCCGTCGCTGTCTGGTCACTGCTGAGCTGCCCG ggccTGTCTTCAACCATGCCTGGGTCCCCGAGGCACGGGCCATCGAGGTGTGGGTGCCCGAAGGCCCTGCCCTGATGGTGCGGCTGTGCCACCAGCTGGCCCTGGAGTGCGAGGAGCTGCCCCGGCCCTTCCACCAGCAG gtgctggtgctggggggcagccgCGTCTCACTGCCGTATGAGTTCCTGGTGCCCTGCCTGTGTATCGAG GCCTCTTACCCACACCACGACAGCCCACGCAGCAAGCGCTGCCCCTTCCGTGACCAGCCAGCCGCCT ATGGCCCCGAGCTGTGGTCCTCAGTGCGCTTCCACGACTACAGTGCCAGCAGCAAGGACCAGATGGCGATGGTGCTGAGCACCAGCTGCCCCCTACACCCGCGGGCCACCCTGTGCTGGAGAGATGTGGCAGCTGAGACTGCGCCCTGCCATGACATCCCCAACTCCACAGCCAGTGAGGAGGAGCAG GCATATACACTGGACAAGGTGGATGTacacccccagctctgcttccGG TTCTCCTACAGGAACAGCAGCCATGTGGAGTGTCCCCACCAGCCAG AGACTGCCTGGAACGTTTCAGTGAGCATTTGGGGGCTGCAGTTGCGCCTGCACCTCACCTCcagcatccccacagccttCAGCGCAGCCCTCTGCCAGCGCCGGAGTGGGCAGTGTGAGGCTGAGGCCCCACTCTACACCGTCACGCAG CCGGAGGGCTCTGCCCCGGgggagctggcactgctgctgccagtgcaggTCCTGGGCAGCTGCGTGCTG GTGTGGCGCTCAGATGTGCGCTTTGCTCGgaagcagctgctctgtcctGATG TCTCCCGCAGGCACTTTGGGCTGCTGGGCCTGGcactggtgctggggctggtggtgaCTGTGCTGCTTCTCAACTGCCGCGGCACCTGGAGGCCGGCTGATG GTGGCCTGGGTGGGCGCCCCGTGCTGCTGCTGTACTCCCCGGACTCGGAGGAGCACCTGGGCCTGGTGTGCGCACTGGCCGAGCGGCTGCGTGCGGGGCTGGGCTGCGACGTGCACCTGGACCTGTGGGAAGCAGGTGGCTTGGGGCAGGCAGGCACCCTGCCATGGCTCTACGCCCAGCGGGGCCGCGTGGGCCGCCAGCACGGCACTGTCCTCCTCCTCTGGAGCCGGGGCAGTGCCCGGCTTTTCCGCCGGTGGCGGGTCGGGGCAGCCGGTGGGACCGCTGGCGATGCCCACGACATCTTCGGGGCGGCCATGGCCTGTCTgcacggggagctgggggtggcgGGACATGGTGGCGGGTGGGTGCTGGCCTACTTCAGCCATCTGTGCAGCCCCCGCGATGTCCCCAGGCCACTCCGACCCCTACCCACCTACCGCCTGCCccggcagctgcctgggctgctgggtgCCCTGCGGGGCAGCCCCCCGGTTCCCCGCcgctggggcagagcaggggggctCCTGCACcggctgctggaggagggggatggggagggcaCCCCCCCAGCTCGACCCCCCGGGGTGGCAGCTGGCACCTGA